From Antedon mediterranea chromosome 9, ecAntMedi1.1, whole genome shotgun sequence, a single genomic window includes:
- the LOC140058339 gene encoding E3 ubiquitin-protein ligase TRIM56-like, whose amino-acid sequence MATSGDLTKFLEDIDDKVLECQICLNRLNEPRTLTCLHSFCLGCLDNWLEKNKKETCPTCSKSYQIPEGGLKKLPPNTFLNNLLETIEQFTNTDQVKCICGKENHVKTYCQDCREYLCHDCSDHHKNYRLFETHKLHSVEEVKSMSVSEINAMHPPLCPIHKKEPLTVFCKICNVAICICCSIMDHKEWEGKEKHMTISITDAFNTFKETSSELEKVANQCTDKLNDDLKAMTDRVKKLDEKREQSLRGIENHVEELVTRIKESGDKLKCEVEAMYRTK is encoded by the coding sequence ATGGCTACCAGTGGTGATTTGACTAAATTTCTAGAAGATATCGATGATAAGGTTCTAGAGTGTCAAATATGCTTAAATAGACTCAACGAACCCAGAACCTTAACTTGTCTTCACAGCTTCTGTTTAGGTTGTCTTGACAACTGGTTggaaaaaaataagaaagaaaccTGTCCAACTTGCTCCAAATCTTATCAGATTCCAGAGGGCGGTCTAAAAAAGTTACCACCCAACACATTCCTAAATAATCTATTAGAAACTATTGAACAATTTACAAATACAGATCAGGTAAAATGTATTTGTGGAAAGGAAAATCATGTTAAAACCTACTGTCAGGATTGCAGAGAATATCTTTGCCACGATTGTAGTGATCATCATAAGAACTACAGACTTTTTGAAACTCACAAGTTGCATTCAGTGGAAGAAGTTAAATCTATGAGTGTCAGTGAAATCAATGCCATGCACCCGCCTCTGTGTCCTATTCACAAAAAGGAACCTTTAACTGTGTTTTGTAAAATATGCAATGTTGCCATTTGTATATGTTGTTCAATCATGGACCACAAGGAATGGGAAGGAAAGGAAAAACATATGACCATCAGCATAACAGACGCGTTTAACACATTTAAAGAAACGTCATCGGAACTTGAAAAAGTGGCTAACCAATGTACAgataaattaaatgatgatcTTAAAGCAATGACAGATCGTGTTAAGAAACTAGATGAAAAGAGGGAACAGAGTTTGAGAGGAATTGAAAATCATGTAGAGGAATTGGTAACAAGAATAAAAGAAAGTGGAGACAAATTAAAATGTGAAGTGGAGGCAATGTACCGTACAAAATAA
- the LOC140058340 gene encoding tripartite motif-containing protein 2-like, which yields MATGGDLTKIREDIDEKVLECQICFNRLHEPRTLTCLHSFCLGCLDNWLKKNKKETCPTCSKSYQIPEGGLEKLPPNTFLNNLLEIIEQFTNTDQTKCICGKEGKSKTYCQDCRQYLCHDCSDHHKNYRLFKNHKMHSVEDVQSMSVSEINAMHSPLCSIHSEPLTLFCKVCDVAICIHCPVTDHKEWEGKHKIISITDAFKTFKQTSEELQKDAKQCTDKLNDDLKVRTDRVKKLDEKREKSLRGIENHVEELVTRIKDSGDKLKSEVEAMYKIKRKATDADIEDVTTRISYINTNINLLHHLQKGNEATAMLSGNEVIRALDERIKAVPNTKSDVHAEIKFVKNTQKLSLHENIGMITDSRAGCLELKGAKSMTRKIIDVKIIKTDECEINANYIKATLTQPTGETIIPEVEEDINGDYTVIGRCTSAGICKVDVRVDGKHIKKSPMNIKVENERLLKTIKIENAKEVQDVVKYGEDCLLVSCRDNIIHKYKQSGESIGKVTLSEGVEVNRMYTMNNGNIAFSDRGNKRITLCTMNGKVVKSFGKGVLVNPWGIHVDEASRVMYVSNNSKVAMFNIKSGKLIKTIATCDVTGLKFVNIIDVAFTRQGYILVLYNNQHCLKLFDNEGKFIKVLVSEGDADGKVKHPRTVVFDDNDNIIISSDHKLQLFSNSGKFIKRIDKIEDGISGPKGLSIVSRNPRRLAVANNGDKTVKIFNY from the coding sequence ATGGCCACCGGTGGTGATTTAACTAAAATTCGAGAAGATATAGATGAGAAGGTTCTAGAGTGTCAAATATGCTTTAATAGACTCCACGAACCCAGAACCTTAACATGTCTTCACAGCTTCTGTTTAGGTTGTCTTGACAActggttgaaaaaaaataagaaagaaaccTGTCCAACTTGCTCCAAATCTTATCAGATCCCAGAAGGTGGTTTAGAGAAATTGCCACCCAACACATTTCTGAATAATCTATTAGAAATAATTGAACAGTTCACAAATACAGATCAGACCAAATGTATTTGTGGAAAGGAAGGTAAATCTAAAACCTACTGTCAGGATTGCAGACAATATTTGTGCCACGATTGTAGTGATCATCATAAGAACTAcagactttttaaaaatcacaagATGCATTCAGTGGAAGATGTTCAGTCTATGAGTGTCAGTGAAATCAATGCGATGCACTCACCATTGTGTTCTATCCACAGTGAACCTCTAACTCTGTTTTGTAAAGTTTGCGATGTTGCCATTTGTATACACTGTCCAGTCACGGACCACAAGGAATGGGAAGGAAAACACAAGATAATCAGCATAACAGACGCGTTTAAAACGTTTAAACAAACATCAGAAGAATTGCAGAAAGATGCTAAACAATGTACAgataaattaaatgatgatcTTAAAGTAAGAACTGATCGTGTTAAGAAACTAGATGAAAAGAGGGAAAAGAGTTTGAGAGGAATTGAAAATCATGTAGAGGAATTGGTAACAAGAATAAAAGACAGTGGAGACAAATTAAAAAGTGAAGTGGAggcaatgtacaaaataaagaGGAAGGCAACTGATGCTGACATAGAGGATGTGACAACGAGGATATCGTATATAAACACTAACATCAATTTGCTGCATCACCTACAGAAGGGCAACGAAGCAACGGCGATGTTATCCGGTAATGAGGTCATTAGAGCGTTGGATGAGAGGATCAAGGCAGTGCCTAACACAAAATCTGATGTTCATGCAGAGATTAAGTTTGTTAAAAACACGCAAAAACTTTCATTGCACGAGAACATTGGAATGATTACAGACTCAAGGGCAGGCTGTTTAGAATTAAAAGGAGCTAAGAGCATGACAAGAAAAATTattgatgttaaaataattaaaactgatgAATGTGAAATAAACGCAAATTACATAAAAGCTACATTGACACAACCAACAGGAGAAACGATCATCCCTGAAGTAGAAGAAGACATCAATGGTGACTATACTGTGATAGGTAGATGTACAAGTGCAGGGATTTGCAAGGTTGATGTTAGAGTCGATGGGAAACACATTAAGAAGTCACCTATGAATATCAAAGTAGAGAATGAAAGattattaaaaactataaaaatagaaaatgctAAAGAGGTTCAAGATGTAGTTAAATATGGAGAAGATTGCTTGCTTGTTTCATGTCGAGACAATATCATTCACAAATACAAGCAATCAGGTGAAAGCATCGGTAAGGTTACACTATCAGAAGGTGTGGAAGTAAACAGAATGTACACAATGAACAATGGTAATATAGCATTCAGTGATCGGGGTAATAAACGTATCACATTATGCACTATGAATGGTAAGGTGGTTAAATCATTTGGTAAGGGAGTGTTGGTAAATCCATGGGGTATCCATGTGGATGAAGCATCACGTGTCATGTATGTATCTAATAATAGCAAGGTAGCCATGTTTAACATTAAGAGTGGCAAGCTGATTAAGACAATAGCAACATGTGATGTTACTGGtcttaaatttgtaaatatcattGACGTCGCCTTTACAAGACAAGGATATATTCTTGTGCTTTACAATAACCAACATTGCTTAAAACTATTTGATAATGAGGGAAAGTTTATCAAAGTACTTGTCAGTGAGGGTGATGCAGATGGTAAGGTGAAGCACCCAAGAACAGTAGTAtttgatgataatgacaatatCATAATATCAAGTGACCACAAGCTACAGCTATTCAGTAATAGTGGAAAGTTCATTAAAAGAATTGACAAAATAGAAGATGGAATCAGCGGTCCTAAAGGATTATCCATCGTATCACGTAATCCACGTAGACTAGCAGTGGCAAATAATGGtgataaaacagtaaaaatatttaattattga
- the LOC140058341 gene encoding uncharacterized protein, whose translation MGCCGSSKSTRVLTSEIPPPDIKENNKAGENTEYPKENKTLQIEQVNKATHSEDADVTGDARNDGRQLTRYSDACKAFPRPEPQIVTKYDLDRFFSPEHKAIYPGFEAVERLDQHVDKAPKSLKKNIKNLVDYLVESTSSEYDKARVIIRWVATNIAYDVDFLTTNQHRGSSHHQDVLNQGSAVCDGFSNLVLEMCRLCDLTCEKITGIAKGAGYRIGNDLVNGEKSKKFRHAWNRIRISNTWFLCDATWAAGYAEKINDKYRYVFQWNEDYFLTPPETLRHSHKPDDSALAMVDDPISDVHKWTNQALVKPSCCLYKSTHKMTYRHTLIDEATEQHVQNSIALIENEKKATLLLRLPRAGLYRVVLFGEPVCLSDRSKAESRDMLVSFIVHATCVTGSQLFPEFTHFLGTVPAFTEGGFKSTVTHSIIETLDGYTKFTIDRPGCEPIRFNFRDENGNDLTEYVFADSYPGKIVFNVRCPTIGEYSLILFARLSKEHVSTDRYETGATYLILNKNATPLPPYLPFQHWGPNEKFDAFEILLNTTKGSEIVCNKNETLFEISYNKEEVNVLYSMKTKENKTENKLVYAETHRQGQTVRLKFRFRVDAIGFYEFNLFAGKPDTKTNDFIGRWLINVVNPYEGNMFTFNKNVAWGPSTSKMTANNLHVISPTSSTIYQKDEKPDLVIASTSKRRTGIIFNLKNSSGTDINDCVVADSVQQNDETILYTFKFHLSESGFSCIDLFGASGDFIGSWLVDAIKPHSLPLPSNGKRPWGPVQTFFDYGFSVIQPTSSIMSISLDTNTTLTLTANAHGQIHGRLNFHNQEEDIKDGFNIAYSTEDNHKKIVITFTLSSIGYYKFSLFIRNKEKGKFDYGGGWLLHCI comes from the exons ATGGGGTGTTGTGGGTCTTCCAAAAGTACGAGGGTGCTGACATCAGAAATACCACCTCCAGATATTAAAGAAAATAACAAGGCAGGTGAAAACACCGAATatccaaaagaaaataaaactttaCAAATTGAACAAGTAAATAAGGCTACTCATTCTGAAGATGCTGACGTCACGGGGGATGCGCGCAATGATGGGCGTCAGTTGACACGATATAGCGATGCCTGCAAAGCATTTCCAAGACCTGAACCTCAAATTGTGACCAAGTATGACCTGGATCGATTCTTTTCACCCGAACATAAAGCTATCTATCCTGGCTTTGAGGCAGTGGAACGTCTTGATCAGCATGTGGACAAG GCTCCAAAATCACTGAAAAAGAACATTAAAAATTTAGTGGACTACTTGGTGGAGTCCACATCAAGCGAGTATGATAAAGCACGCGTTATAATAAGATGGGTGGCTACCAATATAGCCTATGACGTCGACTTCCTGACAACCAATCAGCACAGAGGATCATCACATCATCAAGACGTCTTGAACCAAGGTTCTGCTGTCTGCGATGGATTTTCAAATCTTGTCTTGGAAATGTGTCG CTTGTGTGATTTAACATGTGAGAAAATTACCGGAATAGCAAAGGGAGCTGGATACAGGATTGGAAATGACCTCGTGAATGGAGAAAAATCGAAGAAATTTAGACATGCGTGGAATCGCATCAGGATATCAAACACTTGGTTTCTATGTGATGCTACGTGGGCAGCTGGATATGCAG AGAAAATTAATGACAAATATAGATATGTTTTCCAATGGAATGAAGACTACTTTCTGACACCACCAGAAACGTTACGTCATTCTCACAAACCAGACGACAGTGCACTTGCAATGGTTGATGATCCAATAAGTGATGTTCATAAATGGACGAACCAAGCGCTAGTGAAACCGTCATGTTGTTTGTATAAG AGCACACACAAGATGACATACAGGCATACATTAATAGATGAAGCAACAGAACAGCATGTTCAAAACTCGATAGCATtgattgaaaatgaaaagaaagCAACATTGTTGCTACGTCTACCACGTGCTGGATTATATAGGGTCGTATTATTTGGTGAGCCTGTTTGTCTGTCGGACCGTTCGAAAGCAGAGAGTAGAGATATGCTGGTGAGTTTTATAGTACACGCGACTTGTGTCACAGGATCTCAACTATTTCCAGAGTTTACACATTTCCTGGGAACAGTTCCAGCTTTTACCGAAGGAGGATTTAAATCAACTGTAACACATTCTATTATTGAAACATTAGATGGATATACTAAATTTACAATTGATAGACCAGGATGTGAGCCAATCAGATTCAATTTTAGAGACGAAAATGGAAATGATCTTACAGAATATGTATTTGCAGATTCTTACCCAGGAAAGATTGTTTTCAATGTAAGATGTCCTACAATTGGAGAATATTCGTTGATACTGTTTGCAAGGTTAAGTAAAGAACACGTGTCTACGGACCGATATGAAACCGGTGCTACTTATCTGATACTGAATAAGAACGCTACACCGTTACCGCCCTACCTGCCATTCCAACACTGGGGACCAAATGAAAAGTTTGACgcttttgaaatattattaaacaccACAAAAGGTTCTGAAATAGTATGCAATAAAAATGAAACTTTGTTTGAAATAAGTTATAATAAAGAGGAGGTAAATGTTCTGTATTCTATGAAAACTAAGGAGAATAAAACCGAGAACAAGTTGGTTTACGCTGAAACACATCGACAAGGACAAACCGTTAGATTAAAATTTCGATTTCGTGTTGACGCCATTGGCTTTTATGAATTCAATTTATTTGCGGGAAAACCTGACACAAAAACGAATGATTTTATAGGCCGATGGTTGATAAATGTTGTCAACCCGTATGAAGGCAATATGTTTACTTTTAACAAAAACGTAGCATGGGGGCCTAGTACATCTAAAATGACTGCTAATAATTTACATGTTATATCACCAACTTCTTCTACGATTTATCAGAAAGACGAAAAGCCTGATTTGGTCATAGCTTCAACCAGCAAACGAAGAACAGGAATTATATTCAACTTAAAGAATAGCTCAGGCACTGATATTAACGATTGTGTTGTGGCTGATTCAGTACAACAGAACGATGAGacaatattatatacatttaagTTTCACCTATCTGAGAGTGGGTTTAGTTGTATTGACTTGTTTGGTGCTAGTGGCGATTTCATAGGGAGCTGGTTAGTTGATGCTATTAAACCACACTCATTACCTCTTCCATCAAATGGTAAACGACCATGGGGGCCAGTACAGACATTTTTTGACTATGGCTTTTCTGTTATTCAACCAACGTCATCCATTATGTCCATTTCTTTAGACACAAACACTACACTGACTCTTACAGCTAATGCCCATGGACAGATTCATGGAAGATTAAATTTCCACAACCAAGAGGAAGATATCAAAGACGGGTTTAATATTGCTTATTCCACAGAAGACAATCATAAAAAGATAGTTATAACGTTTACATTAAGCAGCATAGGTTATTATAAGTTTAGCTTATTTATCCGAAACAAAGAAAAAGGTAAGTTTGATTATGGTGGAGGCTGGCTTTTACATTGTATATGA